Proteins from a single region of Leuconostoc gasicomitatum LMG 18811:
- a CDS encoding MFS transporter produces the protein MNKNFIKIILNDGVVTVATQTFNLFLIWYFAVKLHRQDMVALLGMLQIIEIGGGPIGGAVADMVNPAKILKWVSLIRICVTGILLFSLFQTRINGIILLLLIFSTLNSLISVFYSSAVEVSTYKFAKNESERVKNNAGFSAVSGISSILSGSLLAVMITYLDLKSSTILIIFLIILSAIGILNISTAKNVIPDVINDSDVNFKFNEAVSSTFKGLRNILHEPIIQTVIPYALIMNFLYWTFWYIQPLYLNYKIPNIKYAFSLQQIVISVASVIATLVIQRKHTLVMNYKGHYRLLLLIQSGALFLLSLLYAFINSEKILITGLICFWALYSLFNSFTGIILITLLQEKIDNKILGTTLGTIFTLLMVTAPLAAIVSKTVPIKSISLIILTGLMVVSLLYALTDKRFLEVLHGD, from the coding sequence ATGAATAAAAATTTTATTAAAATAATTTTAAATGACGGTGTTGTAACTGTCGCTACACAAACTTTTAATTTATTTTTAATTTGGTATTTTGCGGTAAAATTGCATCGACAAGATATGGTCGCCTTACTTGGCATGTTGCAAATTATCGAGATAGGTGGTGGACCTATTGGTGGAGCTGTTGCTGATATGGTGAACCCAGCTAAAATTTTGAAATGGGTATCTTTAATTCGTATATGTGTGACTGGCATTTTGCTTTTCTCACTGTTTCAAACGCGTATTAACGGTATAATATTGCTATTACTCATTTTTTCAACTTTAAATTCGCTAATTTCAGTTTTTTATTCATCAGCAGTAGAGGTATCAACATATAAATTTGCTAAAAATGAAAGTGAAAGAGTAAAAAACAACGCAGGATTTTCTGCTGTTTCGGGAATTTCTAGCATTCTGTCAGGATCGTTATTGGCAGTTATGATAACTTATTTAGATTTAAAATCATCAACTATATTAATTATATTTTTAATAATTTTATCTGCAATTGGAATTTTAAATATTTCAACTGCAAAAAATGTAATTCCTGATGTGATAAATGATAGTGATGTAAATTTTAAGTTTAACGAAGCAGTTAGCAGTACTTTCAAAGGACTAAGGAATATATTGCATGAGCCTATAATTCAAACGGTTATTCCATATGCATTGATAATGAATTTTTTGTATTGGACTTTTTGGTATATTCAGCCATTATACTTAAATTACAAAATACCAAATATCAAGTATGCTTTTTCCCTTCAACAAATTGTCATTTCCGTTGCTAGTGTTATAGCCACACTTGTTATTCAACGTAAGCATACTTTGGTCATGAATTACAAAGGTCACTATCGTTTGTTACTACTGATTCAGAGTGGAGCTTTATTTTTATTGTCATTGTTATATGCATTCATTAATAGTGAGAAAATATTGATTACTGGATTGATTTGTTTTTGGGCTTTGTACAGCTTGTTTAACAGTTTCACTGGCATTATTCTTATCACACTACTACAAGAAAAAATTGATAACAAAATTCTAGGAACTACTCTGGGGACAATATTTACCTTACTGATGGTGACTGCACCTCTAGCAGCAATTGTTTCAAAAACAGTGCCAATCAAATCGATTAGTTTAATTATATTAACGGGACTAATGGTTGTTAGTTTGTTGTACGCTCTAACTGACAAAAGATTCTTGGAGGTTTTACATGGTGATTGA
- a CDS encoding carbohydrate ABC transporter permease translates to MTKTRSVQTSHQNLLALLLLLPSLIILGIFIFYPMIKTFYLSTQLTNLVGNPIKFIGLKNFVNLIQSDSFSTSFTITLIFVLFSTILTLFISYIMAIVASQKMRGIAIFRTMFSSTMGVSVTVASILWLFMFNPQIGLFSKILTTLHLPQINWLSDPTWSLVAIIGTTVWMNLGFAFLVLLGAIQAIPQDLYQVADLDGASWWLRLRKITMPATRSTIFFVTVVTLINAFQTFGQVDILTSGGPDYHTNLLVYAIYQDAFVNHSVGRASAQSVILTLIIMLFTIIQFYVKNKREGRNAK, encoded by the coding sequence ATGACAAAAACGAGATCGGTGCAAACATCTCATCAAAACTTATTAGCATTATTGTTACTATTGCCATCGCTTATTATTTTAGGTATCTTTATTTTCTATCCAATGATAAAAACATTTTATTTAAGCACACAATTGACAAATCTCGTAGGAAATCCGATTAAATTTATTGGTCTAAAAAATTTTGTTAATCTGATACAATCAGATAGTTTTAGTACATCATTTACAATTACTTTGATTTTTGTTTTGTTTTCTACGATACTCACATTATTTATTTCATATATCATGGCCATTGTGGCAAGCCAAAAAATGAGGGGCATTGCAATTTTTAGAACAATGTTTTCGTCAACAATGGGTGTATCGGTTACGGTGGCTTCCATTTTATGGTTGTTCATGTTTAATCCACAAATTGGTTTATTCAGTAAGATACTGACAACACTGCACTTGCCCCAAATCAATTGGTTATCTGATCCGACTTGGTCACTTGTAGCAATTATTGGCACAACAGTCTGGATGAACCTTGGTTTTGCATTTTTAGTACTTTTAGGTGCCATTCAAGCAATTCCACAAGATTTGTACCAAGTTGCAGATTTAGATGGTGCGTCATGGTGGTTGAGATTACGAAAAATAACGATGCCTGCTACGCGGTCAACTATTTTTTTCGTCACTGTTGTGACCTTGATTAATGCTTTTCAGACGTTTGGCCAAGTTGATATACTGACTTCAGGTGGCCCAGATTATCATACGAACCTACTCGTGTATGCTATTTATCAAGATGCGTTTGTTAATCACAGTGTTGGTCGTGCCAGTGCGCAATCAGTTATTTTGACGCTAATTATCATGTTGTTCACGATTATTCAATTTTATGTGAAAAACAAGAGAGAAGGTCGCAATGCAAAGTAG
- a CDS encoding HAD family hydrolase has translation MKCFIDFDGTLATDDGFINDENIKIIQERGNEFVLVTGRNVSQITKIFREYKISIPAIGGNGAFLLKKIG, from the coding sequence ATGAAGTGTTTTATAGATTTTGATGGTACATTGGCAACAGATGATGGCTTTATAAATGATGAGAATATAAAAATAATTCAAGAAAGAGGAAACGAGTTTGTACTAGTAACAGGTAGAAATGTTTCTCAAATAACTAAAATATTTCGTGAATATAAAATTAGCATTCCCGCAATTGGCGGTAATGGAGCTTTTTTACTAAAAAAAATAGGGTAA
- a CDS encoding IS3 family transposase, whose product MDITYLKLSNGQWVYLASTLDLRTHQILAHQISATMDTKLVVTTLQRALSTHKKPNY is encoded by the coding sequence ATGGACATCACTTATTTAAAGTTGAGTAATGGTCAGTGGGTTTATTTAGCGTCGACTTTAGATTTACGAACGCATCAGATATTAGCCCATCAAATCAGTGCCACGATGGATACCAAATTAGTAGTTACAACACTGCAAAGAGCGCTGTCAACCCATAAAAAACCAAATTATTGA
- a CDS encoding HAD hydrolase family protein: protein MALQSYGLPTIIHTVLDNWLFFDFENNDDVYSNARIQKIADEYATKILKTKHASKDIYDLYWTTFFEECKGKVGIKESVELENVTGVEVFFSDIHEQYRLKKTFSRKEGQCTESYYTSIEFNTNSSKGIAINDYIEKNNIKFSYSIGNGLNDESMFLVSDISYKMIHSNPTLSAKEIPFSPKDPFLKYLF, encoded by the coding sequence ATGGCACTTCAATCGTATGGTTTGCCGACGATTATACATACAGTCCTTGATAATTGGCTTTTTTTTGACTTTGAGAACAATGATGACGTTTATTCAAATGCAAGAATTCAAAAAATTGCCGACGAATATGCCACAAAAATACTCAAGACTAAGCATGCTTCAAAAGATATTTATGATTTATATTGGACAACTTTTTTTGAAGAATGCAAAGGTAAAGTTGGCATAAAAGAGAGTGTTGAGCTTGAAAATGTTACAGGTGTAGAAGTTTTCTTTTCTGATATTCATGAGCAATATCGGTTGAAGAAAACTTTTTCCCGAAAAGAGGGACAGTGTACTGAGTCGTATTATACAAGTATTGAATTCAACACAAACTCATCAAAAGGTATTGCAATCAATGACTACATTGAGAAAAATAATATCAAGTTCAGTTATAGTATTGGAAATGGTTTAAACGATGAATCAATGTTTTTAGTTTCCGACATCAGTTATAAAATGATTCATTCAAATCCGACACTGTCAGCTAAAGAAATCCCCTTTTCTCCAAAAGACCCTTTTTTAAAATATCTATTCTGA
- a CDS encoding winged helix-turn-helix transcriptional regulator, with translation MKELYNCDVGCPIQNTLQVISGKWKSVILYHLFEFDVLRFSELQAKLPYVTKRMLARQLAELEEDNIINKKIYATIPVKTEYSISKFGKTLQPVIKSMEIWGTDYNDVYTSK, from the coding sequence ATGAAAGAACTATATAATTGTGATGTGGGTTGCCCGATTCAAAATACATTGCAAGTGATTTCCGGAAAGTGGAAAAGTGTTATTTTATATCATTTATTTGAATTTGATGTGTTAAGATTTTCGGAACTACAAGCAAAATTACCTTATGTTACTAAGAGAATGTTGGCTCGTCAACTTGCTGAATTAGAAGAAGATAATATTATTAACAAGAAAATATACGCTACAATACCAGTGAAAACAGAGTATTCAATATCTAAATTCGGTAAAACTCTTCAACCCGTCATAAAATCTATGGAAATTTGGGGCACAGACTATAATGATGTATATACTAGTAAATGA
- a CDS encoding transposase — protein sequence MRLALADLNFHHGTNRVRRLMREAGIYSVMSRQFNKPTTTVDYCQRPNLIRHLPEANA from the coding sequence TTGCGATTAGCATTAGCTGATCTGAATTTTCATCATGGGACCAACCGAGTTCGTCGTTTAATGCGAGAAGCCGGCATATACTCTGTTATGAGTCGTCAGTTTAACAAACCAACGACAACCGTTGATTATTGTCAACGTCCCAACTTAATCAGGCATTTACCAGAAGCCAATGCCTGA
- a CDS encoding class I SAM-dependent methyltransferase — MSISNVEKVKNIYDSLADTWDSKSKLIKQIRGGESNRSLVLLNSLIKPDMKIADIGAGTGRATRNILKNSQEVQISAVDLSPKMLAILRKLVANEYPDDDRFITKVGDVETIVLPDSGNFDLVVMLYLLHHVENAKETLLHASIMIKDNGRSYTENPDCFISRA, encoded by the coding sequence ATGAGTATTTCAAATGTTGAAAAAGTAAAGAACATATATGATTCACTTGCTGATACGTGGGATAGCAAAAGCAAACTGATTAAACAAATTAGAGGTGGTGAATCTAACAGATCATTGGTTTTACTAAATTCATTAATAAAACCAGATATGAAAATTGCTGATATTGGTGCGGGAACAGGTCGTGCAACAAGAAACATATTGAAAAATAGTCAAGAAGTCCAAATTAGCGCGGTTGATTTATCACCGAAAATGCTTGCTATTTTGAGAAAACTAGTGGCTAATGAGTATCCGGATGATGATAGGTTCATCACTAAAGTTGGTGATGTTGAAACAATTGTTTTGCCCGATTCTGGAAATTTTGATCTTGTCGTAATGCTTTACTTACTTCATCATGTAGAAAATGCGAAAGAGACATTATTACATGCATCAATAATGATTAAAGATAACGGACGCTCGTATACTGAAAATCCGGACTGCTTTATTTCTAGGGCATAA
- a CDS encoding ABC transporter ATP-binding protein has translation MSIELQHLKKTYENGEEVLTDINTTIADGQFYILVGASGSGKSTILNAIAGFIPIDEGVITINGKDVTRLPPKDRNLSMVFQNYALMPNLTVSENIVFGLTARHTAKTLRQKKLQEVLSLVHLETYKNKKPGNLSGGQRQRVSLARALVSDAKIILMDEPLSNLDAKLRAEMRKEIRLLQQQLGITVIYVTHDQTEAMTMGDQVMLLNKGKIEQIGSPLELYNVPANTFVADFFGSPAINLIDVNIENDILKMKNGVTIPFNWEHINGPFKLGVRPENIVMTQSGGMTGTIVHIEPLGDGTNLEINLGLETAFRVKVSEQINLVIGDTINFDILLDKVLLFTQDGQLIKVGQSELVAVGG, from the coding sequence ATGTCAATCGAATTGCAACATTTGAAAAAGACGTATGAAAATGGAGAAGAGGTACTAACAGATATTAATACGACAATTGCAGATGGGCAATTTTATATATTAGTGGGTGCATCTGGATCCGGTAAAAGCACGATTTTAAATGCAATTGCAGGGTTCATTCCGATAGATGAGGGAGTAATCACGATTAATGGGAAGGATGTTACTAGACTTCCCCCAAAAGATAGAAACTTATCGATGGTCTTTCAAAATTATGCATTAATGCCTAATCTAACAGTATCTGAAAATATAGTGTTTGGTTTAACAGCACGACATACAGCTAAAACATTGAGACAAAAAAAGTTACAGGAAGTGCTGAGCTTAGTGCATTTAGAGACATACAAGAATAAAAAACCAGGGAATCTATCCGGTGGTCAAAGACAGCGGGTATCCTTAGCCCGAGCGCTTGTATCTGATGCCAAAATTATACTGATGGATGAACCATTATCTAATTTAGATGCAAAATTACGTGCAGAAATGCGTAAAGAAATTCGATTGTTACAACAACAACTTGGTATCACGGTGATTTATGTGACACACGATCAAACCGAAGCGATGACAATGGGTGATCAAGTTATGCTACTTAATAAAGGCAAAATTGAACAGATAGGCTCACCACTTGAACTTTACAATGTGCCCGCCAATACGTTTGTAGCTGATTTCTTTGGTTCACCAGCAATTAATTTAATTGATGTCAACATTGAAAATGATATATTAAAAATGAAAAATGGTGTCACTATACCGTTCAATTGGGAGCATATTAATGGACCATTTAAACTAGGGGTACGCCCAGAAAATATTGTAATGACACAGTCTGGGGGAATGACAGGAACTATCGTTCATATTGAACCTTTAGGAGACGGAACAAACTTAGAAATTAACCTTGGTCTAGAAACTGCCTTTAGAGTTAAAGTGAGTGAACAAATTAATTTGGTTATTGGTGATACGATTAATTTTGATATTTTATTGGATAAAGTACTACTATTCACACAAGATGGGCAGTTAATCAAAGTAGGACAGTCTGAGCTAGTAGCTGTTGGCGGGTAA
- a CDS encoding MFS transporter, protein MNYIRILKNKVFRQLFTSIILTNLANSISSISLIWIAYNKFNSPVVIAIVLGALQLPNIILGPFLGGLLDKFNKIKLMTFANIVNASVFLFLIFNPLASRIDISVFILLLVLSGSMKPLLVGGDSMVIQDIFESNGERMIANALVIMSFDTTYIFGSLLSGLILALGYGVKVYALVAILYIFIAVIFFRINIIFTPKHISYDKNKDVSYVNNTKSAFKTIFKNKQLIAVLSMDFFWNMLLWAGLTVLLPVLVKTVLNSGSEQYGLLESMTSIGIIIGSFFVGKIKLKEDWLIKSVVITIGIHGLLFSFIGLIKNIWLICILLILIGFIVSPALIYKTTFYQKAFDEESKGALFTIAGSMTSSSYPLGIMVTSILATFRNGIAIPYVFLFYGLIIVILSIIVYRNVLLKSK, encoded by the coding sequence ATGAATTATATACGTATTTTAAAAAACAAAGTATTTAGACAACTGTTTACTTCAATTATATTAACCAATTTAGCAAATAGTATATCGAGTATTTCGTTAATATGGATTGCCTATAATAAATTTAACTCTCCAGTGGTTATTGCAATAGTATTAGGGGCATTGCAACTACCTAATATTATTTTAGGCCCATTTTTAGGAGGATTACTTGATAAATTCAATAAGATAAAGTTAATGACTTTTGCTAACATAGTTAATGCTTCTGTGTTCTTATTTTTAATATTCAATCCACTAGCAAGTCGTATCGACATTTCCGTGTTTATTTTATTGCTTGTATTGAGCGGATCAATGAAACCATTATTGGTCGGTGGAGACTCTATGGTTATTCAAGATATATTTGAATCTAATGGTGAAAGAATGATTGCTAATGCACTAGTGATTATGAGCTTTGATACGACGTATATATTTGGTTCACTATTATCCGGGTTAATCTTAGCATTGGGGTATGGCGTTAAAGTATATGCATTAGTGGCTATTTTATATATATTTATTGCAGTAATATTTTTTAGAATTAATATTATATTTACTCCCAAACATATTAGTTACGACAAAAATAAAGATGTTTCTTATGTAAATAATACAAAGTCAGCATTTAAAACTATTTTTAAAAATAAACAACTCATCGCCGTTTTATCAATGGATTTTTTCTGGAATATGCTACTATGGGCAGGATTAACTGTTCTTCTACCTGTTCTGGTGAAAACTGTTTTAAATTCAGGGTCAGAACAATACGGACTATTGGAATCCATGACCTCAATCGGTATTATAATTGGATCATTTTTTGTCGGTAAGATAAAATTAAAAGAGGATTGGTTAATAAAGAGTGTAGTCATCACTATTGGTATTCACGGATTATTATTCTCATTCATCGGTTTAATTAAAAATATATGGCTAATTTGTATACTATTAATACTAATTGGCTTTATTGTATCACCCGCTTTAATATATAAAACAACCTTTTATCAAAAAGCATTTGATGAAGAATCAAAGGGCGCCTTATTCACAATTGCAGGCAGTATGACTTCTTCAAGTTATCCACTTGGAATAATGGTAACAAGTATACTAGCGACATTTAGAAATGGCATTGCAATACCCTACGTATTTTTATTTTACGGATTAATAATTGTTATTCTTTCAATTATAGTATATCGAAATGTTTTATTAAAAAGTAAGTAA
- a CDS encoding endonuclease III domain-containing protein has protein sequence MIFKANYYETFQELLSKHGHQGWWPAESDWEMMIGAVLVQNTSWTNVQKSITNLKEITDFNPALILNTPQKKLIDAIKPSGFYNAKSKTIKELFTLLSKHKFNLIYLNKNHTTNELRNILLSVTGIGPETADDILLYVFNRPVFIPDSYTRKLVAFLENVEFKSLSYQSLKRDLEPSIINQMTLSELQEFHALIDEYGTEFINKSQKYPNVNPFG, from the coding sequence ATGATATTTAAAGCTAATTACTATGAAACATTTCAAGAATTATTAAGTAAACACGGTCACCAAGGATGGTGGCCTGCTGAATCGGATTGGGAAATGATGATAGGTGCGGTTCTTGTACAAAACACAAGTTGGACGAATGTTCAGAAATCAATTACTAACCTTAAGGAAATTACAGATTTTAATCCAGCGCTGATTTTAAATACGCCACAAAAGAAACTAATAGACGCAATTAAGCCCAGTGGCTTTTATAATGCCAAAAGCAAGACCATTAAAGAACTGTTTACTCTTTTAAGTAAGCACAAATTTAATCTTATTTATCTAAATAAAAACCACACAACCAATGAATTAAGAAATATTTTACTTAGCGTCACAGGAATTGGTCCAGAAACAGCCGATGATATCTTATTATATGTTTTTAATAGACCTGTATTTATTCCAGATTCTTATACCAGAAAATTAGTAGCATTCCTAGAAAATGTTGAATTTAAAAGCTTAAGTTACCAATCTTTAAAACGTGACCTGGAGCCATCGATAATAAACCAAATGACTCTATCAGAGCTGCAAGAATTTCATGCACTTATTGATGAATATGGAACAGAATTCATCAATAAGTCTCAAAAATACCCCAATGTAAATCCATTTGGTTAA
- a CDS encoding ATP-binding cassette domain-containing protein, which produces MVIDVKNISFQFDQGNIVFDNINFRLSEGHIGIVGDNGVGKTTLINLISGRLLPQKGTISLEGKVKIVSQFNDWEDYHSPGELQLQRLKDAVFSNPDILLLDEPTSNLDKNGIKVLSGLIRHFSGIVLLISHDFDFLDSTTDNILLIENRRAELYEQKFEDFQLEYEKKRHKEFQMYEVQKKQKNQQRKSVQRLQEKSQRSKKVRGISNSDKKAKGLAGKYDKVQNRLATSAKNMRQALNDNHYDSKPFTKIGLKILNYYQNSGKISMQLSFSNVKVNENYLVNSPFKINIKSGHVLSLLGDNGVGKTSLLDKLFQKLDEKNVHVNYFHQNINQDWCSSIPLITQLMNKSGIREEIILEVAGALGVNREMLTRSPNKLSGGQLLKVQLILCLISAFDVLILDEPTNYLDYDGVVALTTYINDSKAALVIVSHDKRFIENVTTDVVVIENKKVVDYLTLQDYFNS; this is translated from the coding sequence ATGGTGATTGACGTAAAAAATATCTCATTTCAATTCGATCAAGGTAATATTGTATTTGACAATATAAACTTCAGGCTTTCAGAAGGTCATATCGGCATTGTTGGTGATAATGGAGTCGGTAAAACAACATTAATAAATTTAATTAGTGGTAGATTATTACCCCAAAAAGGAACGATATCATTAGAGGGCAAAGTAAAAATAGTTTCGCAATTTAATGATTGGGAAGATTACCATAGTCCTGGTGAGTTACAACTGCAACGATTAAAAGATGCTGTATTTTCTAATCCTGATATTTTATTGCTAGATGAACCAACTTCAAATTTAGATAAGAATGGCATTAAGGTGTTATCTGGATTGATTAGGCATTTTTCTGGTATAGTACTCTTGATTAGTCATGATTTCGACTTTCTAGACTCTACTACTGATAACATCTTATTGATTGAAAACCGTCGGGCTGAACTATATGAGCAAAAATTTGAGGATTTTCAGCTAGAGTACGAAAAGAAACGACATAAAGAATTTCAGATGTATGAAGTACAAAAAAAGCAAAAAAATCAACAACGGAAATCAGTTCAGCGACTCCAGGAAAAGTCTCAACGATCCAAAAAAGTAAGAGGCATATCAAATTCAGACAAAAAAGCTAAAGGTCTGGCTGGTAAATATGACAAAGTTCAGAATCGACTAGCGACTTCAGCAAAAAATATGAGACAAGCGCTCAATGATAATCATTATGATTCGAAGCCATTTACCAAAATAGGATTAAAGATACTAAATTATTATCAAAATTCCGGAAAAATATCGATGCAGTTGTCGTTTAGCAATGTCAAGGTTAATGAAAACTATTTAGTAAATTCACCATTTAAAATCAATATTAAATCTGGACATGTTTTATCTTTGCTTGGTGATAACGGCGTAGGAAAAACATCGCTACTTGATAAATTATTTCAAAAATTAGATGAAAAAAATGTACACGTGAACTATTTCCATCAAAATATAAATCAAGATTGGTGTTCGTCAATTCCTTTAATAACACAACTTATGAATAAATCAGGGATTCGCGAGGAAATTATTTTAGAAGTTGCTGGGGCTCTGGGAGTTAATCGAGAAATGTTAACTCGAAGTCCAAATAAATTAAGTGGAGGACAGTTGCTAAAAGTACAACTAATATTGTGCTTAATTTCAGCGTTTGACGTGCTAATATTAGATGAACCAACCAACTATCTTGACTATGATGGCGTAGTGGCCTTGACAACATATATTAATGACAGCAAAGCGGCGTTGGTAATTGTATCGCACGATAAACGATTTATTGAGAATGTGACAACAGATGTTGTTGTTATTGAAAACAAGAAAGTAGTGGATTATTTGACGTTACAAGATTACTTTAACTCATAG
- a CDS encoding YcaO-like family protein gives MSEINLMRVPNFGIEGFVTFKEKNNMSFRPSATHTTDNIAYSNALSELLEERDMTNYVPIEMRGEANSDFYRNLEIIGDTNWYNLEKQYVELKNVSDPSDVVLFPKELVLFKSNYDLHEKNQLHWSSSEGYSHDINKITALNKGKSEIIEHHTKMFWWFGRSKIIEKIRVKSSVFDKLKKQKIIKSVRVFEILESNQFSYSTIMAVLETTTFPFLSVGFGTNTDEKNAMNHALLEAIHTFRGENWYNLSQVMIPHGFSKDFWNRVDNSLLNVRINSEEIKSNSLQPTFYYLTVGNSPKGFTTRVYSPELQPLISNQFVPFYFPELCTTKNVALREKYRGTPFI, from the coding sequence ATGTCAGAAATAAATTTAATGAGGGTTCCTAATTTCGGAATTGAAGGTTTTGTAACATTCAAAGAAAAAAATAATATGTCATTCAGACCTTCGGCCACTCATACAACAGATAACATTGCATACTCGAATGCTTTGTCTGAATTATTGGAAGAAAGAGATATGACCAATTACGTTCCAATAGAAATGAGAGGAGAAGCAAATTCAGATTTTTATAGAAATTTAGAAATTATTGGAGATACAAATTGGTATAATTTAGAAAAACAATATGTTGAGCTTAAAAACGTTAGTGATCCATCGGATGTTGTTTTGTTTCCAAAAGAATTGGTATTATTTAAATCAAATTATGATTTGCATGAAAAAAATCAACTACATTGGTCTAGTTCTGAAGGATACTCTCATGATATCAATAAAATAACAGCTTTAAATAAAGGTAAATCTGAAATTATTGAACATCACACAAAAATGTTTTGGTGGTTTGGACGGTCTAAAATTATTGAAAAAATACGAGTGAAATCTAGTGTGTTTGATAAATTAAAAAAACAAAAAATTATAAAATCAGTTCGTGTTTTTGAAATACTGGAATCAAATCAATTTTCATATTCAACAATTATGGCGGTCTTGGAGACAACTACTTTTCCTTTTTTATCTGTCGGATTTGGCACCAATACTGATGAAAAAAATGCGATGAACCATGCTCTTTTAGAAGCTATTCACACTTTTCGCGGTGAAAATTGGTATAATTTATCGCAAGTAATGATACCTCATGGATTTAGTAAAGATTTTTGGAACCGAGTTGACAATAGTTTGCTGAATGTCCGAATTAATTCTGAGGAAATAAAGAGTAACAGTTTACAACCAACGTTTTACTATCTCACAGTTGGCAACAGTCCAAAAGGATTTACAACTCGAGTTTACTCTCCTGAGTTACAGCCTCTGATTTCAAATCAATTTGTTCCATTTTACTTTCCAGAGTTGTGTACAACCAAAAACGTTGCGTTGCGTGAAAAGTATAGGGGAACTCCTTTTATATGA
- a CDS encoding YbhB/YbcL family Raf kinase inhibitor-like protein, whose amino-acid sequence MKNEDIVFNNLAKVPYLTVSVSGLTNDGFFQKKNYSGMFGIEGGQDVSPEVSWNDVPSGTKSFVVTMYDPDAPTESGFWHWSIKDIPADITTLSENAGDINSGSLPEKAVAMPMDARMNRYVGAAPAKGDQPHPYHIVVTALDVDVLDVSPDSTPAFMNFNMIGHELARGSKIVYAQL is encoded by the coding sequence ATGAAAAATGAAGATATTGTATTTAATAATTTAGCTAAAGTTCCATATTTAACGGTTTCAGTTAGTGGTTTAACAAATGATGGCTTTTTCCAAAAAAAGAATTATTCTGGAATGTTTGGTATCGAGGGTGGTCAAGATGTTTCACCAGAGGTTAGTTGGAATGACGTTCCTTCAGGTACAAAAAGCTTTGTAGTGACTATGTACGATCCTGACGCACCCACTGAATCAGGATTTTGGCATTGGTCAATTAAAGATATACCAGCAGATATTACAACATTATCTGAAAATGCAGGAGATATTAACAGTGGTAGTTTGCCAGAAAAGGCAGTTGCTATGCCAATGGACGCTAGAATGAATCGATATGTAGGTGCTGCACCTGCTAAAGGAGATCAACCACACCCTTATCACATAGTGGTTACTGCGTTAGACGTTGATGTTCTTGACGTTTCTCCTGATAGTACGCCTGCCTTTATGAATTTCAATATGATTGGTCATGAACTGGCACGGGGTTCAAAAATTGTTTACGCTCAATTATAG